One part of the Oncorhynchus clarkii lewisi isolate Uvic-CL-2024 chromosome 7, UVic_Ocla_1.0, whole genome shotgun sequence genome encodes these proteins:
- the LOC139413416 gene encoding synaptoporin-like, with protein sequence MLSANELVSVGTFQVLKLPLGFIRVLEWLFSIFAFATCGGYSGQLWVSVDCQLDKASSNLSIGIDFAYPFRLHQVSFEAPLCEGRRRERLFLIGDYTSSAEFFVTIAVFAFLYSFMATIVYIFFQNKYRENNRGPLIDFIVTVVFSFMWLVSSSAWAKALSDIKVATDPDEVQELMSACKVMTNKCGSVQGPRWSGLNTSVVFGFLNFVLWAGNIWFVFKETGWHKGGPARYAGAPPEKQAETINQQQPYNQGSFDQSGGYSAQGDQEQVSEYSPVGGPTSYSNQM encoded by the exons cttttttcaatttttgcatTTGCAACATGTGGAGGCTACAGTGGACAGCTGTGGGTTAGTGTGGACTGCCAGCTTGACAAGGCCAGCAGCAACCTCAGTATTGGCATCGATTTTGCCTACCCTTTTAG GTTGCACCAGGTGTCCTTCGAGGCTCCGCTgtgtgaggggaggaggagggagaggctcTTTCTCATCGGGGACTACACTTCCTCGGCTGAGTTCTTTGTCACCATCGCTGTGTTCGCCTTCCTCTACTCCTTCATGGCCACCATAGTCTACATCTTCTTCCAGAACAAGTACCGCGAAAATAACCGAGGCCCTCTGATC GACTTTATAGTGACCGTGGTGTTCTCCTTCATGTGGCTGGTCAGTTCTTCAGCCTGGGCTAAAGCCCTGTCGGACATCAAGGTGGCCACAGACCCAGATGAGGTGCAGGAGCTCATGTCTGCCTGTAAGGTCATGACCAACAAGTGTGGCTCAGTGCAAGGACCCCGCTGGTCAGGCCTCAATACCTCTGTG gtGTTTGGCTTCCTAAACTTCGTCCTGTGGGCAGGAAACATCTGGTTTGTCTTCAAGGAGACTGGTTGGCATAAAGGAGGACCAGCTCGGTACGCTGGAGCGCCTCCCGAAAAACAGGCTGAGACAATCAACCAGCAGCAGCCCTACAACCAGGGCAGTTTTGACCAGTCAGGAGGCTACAGTGCCCAGGGAGACCAGGAGCAGGTATCAGAATACAGTCCTGTGGGCGGGCCCACCTCCTACTCCAATCAGATGTAG